One Anthonomus grandis grandis chromosome 13, icAntGran1.3, whole genome shotgun sequence DNA segment encodes these proteins:
- the LOC126743890 gene encoding uncharacterized protein LOC126743890 isoform X1 — MKWLLNLTATICYLNLSAAEEVRLLDLEPNEAENIIEQQDQTLNYAPKIESNVPAVRLIGQVPHEVLEDIYLAKQYHGQDGLGGYLYGYQIPDISKNERKKASGDLKGSYNYINGAGQEIKVEYWDNGNGFHQSDNIPQILPQQIEESPEVKAAKDAFLKRWQEEAERNSHPIESPFNGKGQYVSGPLTIQEQQTTQLFGQQFQGAASAQQKIFAQPQQQNNEDNFKEDEGKYVPEESEESTGPPKGFFYKFDYPVGIITQDKGRALNVGKDGDLRNVYEQNKQRFERQLENGGGKSDSRYFIAKK; from the exons ATGAAGTGGCTATTAAATTTG ACAGCCACCATATGCTACCTCAATCTTTCCGCAGCAGAAGAGGTGAGGCTTCTAGACCTGGAACCCAACGAAGCGGAAAACATCATAGAACAACAAGACCAAACTCTCAATTATGCACCAAAAATCGAATCTAATGTGCCTGCTGTCCGATTAATAGGTCAAGTGCCCCATGAAGTCCTCGAAGATATTTATTTAGCTAAGCAATACCATGGTCAAGATGGTTTGGGGGGATACCTCTACGGCTACCAAATACCAGACATATCAAAGAATGAAAGGAAAAAGGCTAGTGGAGACCTTAAAGGTTCTTACAATTATATAAACGGAGCTGGACAAGAAATCAAG gTTGAATATTGGGATAATGGTAACGGTTTTCATCAAAGCGACAACATTCCGCAAATCTTGCCACAACAGATTGAGGAATCTCCTGAAGTAAAAGCTGCCAAGGATGCTTTTTTGAAGAGATGGCAAGAGGAAGCTGAGAGAAATAGTCATCCAATTGA GAGTCCATTTAACGGTAAAGGGCAATACGTTAGCGGACCTCTGACTATCCAAGAACAGCAGACGACACAATTGTTTGGTCAACAATTTCAAGGAG CTGCATCTGCTCAGCAAAAAATTTTTGCTCAACCACAACAGCAAAACAATGAAGACAACTTTAAAGAAGATGAAGGAAAATATGTGCCAGAAGAATCAGAAGAAAGTACTGGACCTCCAAAAGGATTCTTTTACAAATTTGATTACCCTGTGGGAATTATCACCCAAGATAAAGGTAGGGCTCTAAATGTGGGAAAAGATGGGGATTTGAGAAATGTTTATGAACAAAACAAGCAACGTTTTGAGAGACAGTTGGAAAATGGAGGTGGAAAAAGTGATTCCCGatattttattgctaaaaaGTAA
- the LOC126744064 gene encoding uncharacterized protein LOC126744064 isoform X4: protein MKKLKTRNQLMLKLLTLSKPIQVPLPSSFYYPQNYPLQLRRNPLYQTRGPFDFIGQWIQQTPWLPIQVNVPDMFQTIGSSISQASNNIQQLSQQVGSGVSQFTQNVGNGFNQFTQNVGNGFNQWMQQLGQRVPIFGNVISTNRVTQNDNKNGQQAPMVPVQYPEGQELILEEVLDSFP, encoded by the coding sequence gccTATTCAAGTTCCACTACCATCCAGCTTCTACTATCCCCAAAACTACCCCTTACAATTAAGACGCAACCCACTATATCAAACCAGAGGCCCATTCGACTTCATAGGCCAATGGATCCAACAGACCCCTTGGCTTCCTATCCAGGTTAACGTGCCAGACATGTTCCAGACCATCGGCTCTAGCATATCACAGGCTTCAAACAACATCCAGCAACTTTCTCAACAAGTGGGCAGTGGAGTTTCGCAATTTACACAAAACGTGGGCAATGGATTTAATCAGTTTACTCAGAATGTCGGGAATGGGTTTAATCAATGGATGCAACAGCTAGGGCAAAGGGTACCAATTTTTGGAAATGTAATTAGTACCAATAGAGTCACTCagaatgataataaaaatgGGCAGCAAGCTCCTATGGTTCCGGTGCAATACCCGGAAGGGCAGGAGTTGATACTGGAGGAGGTATTGGATTCTTTTCcgtaa
- the LOC126743891 gene encoding uncharacterized protein LOC126743891 has product MGNILFPCGSANNKKKPDGIINISQSCIERLTKEEKESGIKYPGEELNIPVDLTEKEWILKLKCLDDAHSAEYGLTSQAFYKLADEVESKIEPIRPNICNPQDVINCLNKHGCCSIKCKSQMDKYIDCIDTFRINIIKDKIAAEQKELRREEQEIVEQFLKTDEDNTNTIPC; this is encoded by the exons ATGGGTAACATTCTTTTTCCTTGTGGATCTgctaataataagaaaaagcCGGATGGTATCATAAATATATCACAAAGTTGCATAGAAAGACTCaccaaagaagaaaaagaat cTGGAATAAAATATCCTGGAGAAGAACTAAATATACCAGTTGACCTTACTGAAAAAGAATggatcttaaaattaaaatgtttagatGATGCCCACTCTGCTGAATATGGTTTAACTTCTCAAGCATTTTACAAATTAGCTGATGAGGTTGAAAGCAAAATTGAACCAATTAGGCCTAACATTTGCAATCCTCAAGAT GTCATTAATTGCCTGAACAAACATGGATGTTgttcaattaaatgtaaatcACAAATGGACAAATATATTGACTGTATTGATACTTTTAGAATTAACATCATAAAGGACAAAATAGCAGCAGAACAGAAGGAACTAAGAAGAGAGGAACAGGAAATTGTGGAACAGTTTTTAAAGACTGATGAAGATAATACCAATACTATTccttgttaa
- the LOC126743892 gene encoding biogenesis of lysosome-related organelles complex 1 subunit 2, with translation MTDEADSDGITDSPRKGPTLSTSTSSFEALDPHDPNLSRLANTLFSKTSDYLYGELTSTLDDYKLLENMNRTTITKYSDMKHIASNVSKSMAELIENYETLLPLLQQIEQIEDSIGKLEQAAYKLDAYSKRLEAKFKNLEKR, from the exons ATGACTGACGAAGCCGACTCTGATGGAATTACAGACTCCCCAAGAAAAG gccCCACATTATCTACTTCCACTTCAAGTTTTGAAGCCCTAGACCCCCACGACCCAAACTTAAGTAGACTAGCAAACACGCTTTTTAGTAAAACTTCAGATTATCTTTATGGAGAGCTAACTTCCACCTTGGATGACTATAAGCTATTAGAAAATATGAATAGGACCACCATTACAAAATACTCCGATATGAAGCACATTGCTTCTAATGTTAGTAAAAGTATGGCCGAGTTGATTGAAAATT ATGAAACTTTGTTACCTCTTCTACAGCAAATAGAACAGATTGAAGACAGCATAGGCAAATTGGAACAAGCTGCATATAAATTGGATGCTTATTCAAAAAGGTTggaggcaaaatttaaaaatttagagaaGAGGTAG
- the LOC126743890 gene encoding uncharacterized protein LOC126743890 isoform X2 encodes MKWLLNLTATICYLNLSAAEEVRLLDLEPNEAENIIEQQDQTLNYAPKIESNVPAVRLIGQVPHEVLEDIYLAKQYHGQDGLGGYLYGYQIPDISKNERKKASGDLKGSYNYINGAGQEIKVEYWDNGNGFHQSDNIPQILPQQIEESPEVKAAKDAFLKRWQEEAERNSHPIDPFNGKGQYVSGPLTIQEQQTTQLFGQQFQGAASAQQKIFAQPQQQNNEDNFKEDEGKYVPEESEESTGPPKGFFYKFDYPVGIITQDKGRALNVGKDGDLRNVYEQNKQRFERQLENGGGKSDSRYFIAKK; translated from the exons ATGAAGTGGCTATTAAATTTG ACAGCCACCATATGCTACCTCAATCTTTCCGCAGCAGAAGAGGTGAGGCTTCTAGACCTGGAACCCAACGAAGCGGAAAACATCATAGAACAACAAGACCAAACTCTCAATTATGCACCAAAAATCGAATCTAATGTGCCTGCTGTCCGATTAATAGGTCAAGTGCCCCATGAAGTCCTCGAAGATATTTATTTAGCTAAGCAATACCATGGTCAAGATGGTTTGGGGGGATACCTCTACGGCTACCAAATACCAGACATATCAAAGAATGAAAGGAAAAAGGCTAGTGGAGACCTTAAAGGTTCTTACAATTATATAAACGGAGCTGGACAAGAAATCAAG gTTGAATATTGGGATAATGGTAACGGTTTTCATCAAAGCGACAACATTCCGCAAATCTTGCCACAACAGATTGAGGAATCTCCTGAAGTAAAAGCTGCCAAGGATGCTTTTTTGAAGAGATGGCAAGAGGAAGCTGAGAGAAATAGTCATCCAATTGA TCCATTTAACGGTAAAGGGCAATACGTTAGCGGACCTCTGACTATCCAAGAACAGCAGACGACACAATTGTTTGGTCAACAATTTCAAGGAG CTGCATCTGCTCAGCAAAAAATTTTTGCTCAACCACAACAGCAAAACAATGAAGACAACTTTAAAGAAGATGAAGGAAAATATGTGCCAGAAGAATCAGAAGAAAGTACTGGACCTCCAAAAGGATTCTTTTACAAATTTGATTACCCTGTGGGAATTATCACCCAAGATAAAGGTAGGGCTCTAAATGTGGGAAAAGATGGGGATTTGAGAAATGTTTATGAACAAAACAAGCAACGTTTTGAGAGACAGTTGGAAAATGGAGGTGGAAAAAGTGATTCCCGatattttattgctaaaaaGTAA